Proteins from a single region of Anastrepha ludens isolate Willacy chromosome 5, idAnaLude1.1, whole genome shotgun sequence:
- the LOC128864298 gene encoding probable DNA-directed RNA polymerases I and III subunit RPAC2, which produces MGALAEVAGDENSGEGSRTFVFQNEGHTLGNALKTIISRYPDVDFCGYTIPHPTESKMHFRIQSSQNRAIDILKRGLDDLESLCDHTINTFESEVKSFIEINKKSVTT; this is translated from the exons ATGGGTGCTTTGGCAGAA GTTGCTGGAGATGAAAATAGTGGTGAAGGCTCCCGTACGTTTGTGTTCCAGAATGAAGGACATACATTGGGTAATGCGTTGAAAACAATAATAAGCAGATATCCCGACGTTGATTTTTGCGGTTACACGATTCCTCATCCAACTGAGAGCAAAATGCATTTTCGAATACAATCGAGTCAAAACAGGGCTATAGATATTTTAAAGCGAGGTTTAGATGACTTGGAGTCACTTTGCGATCATACTATAAACACATTCGAATCGGAAGTTAAAtcgtttattgaaataaataaaaaatctgttACGACATAA
- the LOC128864296 gene encoding dynactin subunit 6, with the protein MTQTDHNEIKIMGKAIVCEDCTLIGDITIFPGCVIHPSATIIAEAGPIVLGENCIVEEYTTIAFRLPVGQKLDPSSEVRTLNIGANNVFEVGSTVEACHIGEKNVFESKCYVGPCVFVSSGCIVGAGVKLIAEQKLQENTVIYGRNCLQREAIDKHGSQTLQIDFLRKVLPNYHHLRKPNYDPKKMRIAA; encoded by the exons ATGACTCAAACGGATCACAATGA GATTAAAATAATGGGGAAAGCAATTGTTTGTGAAGATTGTACGCTTATTGGTGACATCACTATTTTTCCTGGATGTGTGATACATCCTAGCGCCACTATTATCGCTGAAGCTGGACCCATAGTGCTAGGAGAAAATTGTATAGTGGAAGAATATACAACCATTGCATTCCGACTGCCAGTAGGCCAAAAACTTGATCCTTCATCTGAAGTACGCACCTTAAATATCGGTGCAAATAATGTTTTTGAAGTAGGCAGTACTGTTGAGGCTTGTCATATCGGTGAGAAGAATGTATTTGAGAGCAAATGCTACGTGGGACCATGTGTATTTGTTTCAAGCGGTTGTATTGTTGGTGCTGGAGTTAAACTCATTGCGGAGCAGAAACTTCAAGAAAACACTGTGATTTATGGCAGAAATTGCCTACAAAGAGAAGCCATCGATAAGCATGGG TCCCAGACACTACAAATCGACTTTCTGAGAAAGGTTCTGCCGAACTATCACCATCTACGTAAGCCCAATTACGATCCTAAAAAGATGCGCATAGCTGCTTAA